A genomic stretch from Lagenorhynchus albirostris chromosome 12, mLagAlb1.1, whole genome shotgun sequence includes:
- the SLC35D3 gene encoding solute carrier family 35 member D3, translated as MRQLCRGRVLGISVAIAHGVFSGSLNILLKFLISRYQFTFLTLVQCLTSSTAALSLELLRRLGFIAVPPFGLSLARSFAGVTVLSTLQSSLTLWSLRGLSLPMYVVFKRCLPLVTMLIGVLVLKNGAPSPGVLAAVLITTCGAALAGAGDLTGDPIGYVTGVLAVLVHAAYLVLIQKASADTEHGPLTAQYVIAVSATPLLVIFSFASSDSIHAWTFPGWKDPAMVCIFVACILIGCAMNFTTLHCTYINSAVTTSFVGVVKSIATITVGMVAFSDVEPTSLFIAGVVVNTLGSIIYCVAKFLETRKQSNYEDLETQPGGEEAQPSGDQLPFGLEELPAEGGSGGSEGGTAAGGSTQQGGQEARGGPRGVPLVAGSSQISHSPAEVSKRSLKDTYLEVWRLVRGTKYMKKDYLIENEELPSP; from the exons ATGCGGCAGCTGTGCCGGGGCCGCGTGCTGGGCATCTCGGTGGCCATCGCGCACGGGGTTTTCTCGGGCTCCCTCAACATCCTGCTCAAGTTCCTCATCAGCCGCTACCAGTTCACCTTCCTGACCCTGGTGCAGTGCCTGACCAGCTCCACCGCGGCGCTGAGCCTGGAGCTGCTGCGGCGCCTCGGGTTCATCGCTGTGCCCCCGTTTGGCCTGAGCCTGGCTCGCTCCTTCGCGGGGGTCACCGTGCTCTCCACGCTGCAGTCCAGCCTCACGCTCTGGTCCCTGCGCGGCCTCAGCCTGCCTATGTACGTGGTCTTCAAGCGCTGCCTGCCCCTGGTCACCATGCTCATCGGCGTCCTGGTGCTCAAGAACGGCGCGCCCTCGCCGGGGGTGCTCGCGGCCGTGCTCATCACCACTTGCGGCGCGGCGCTGGCAG GAGCCGGCGACCTGACCGGCGACCCCATCGGGTACGTGACGGGCGTGCTGGCGGTGCTGGTGCACGCCGCCTACCTGGTGCTCATCCAGAAGGCGAGCGCCGACACGGAGCACGGGCCGCTCACCGCGCAGTACGTCATCGCTGTCTCCGCCACCCCGCTGCTGGTCATCTTCTCCTTCGCCAGCAGCGACTCTATCCACGCCTGGACCTTCCCCGGCTGGAAGGACCCGGCCATGGTGTGCATCTTCGTGGCCTGCATCCTGATCGGCTGTGCCATGAACTTCACTACGCTGCACTGCACCTACATCAACTCAGCGGTGACCACCAGCTTCGTGGGGGTGGTGAAGAGCATCGCCACCATCACGGTGGGTATGGTGGCCTTCAGCGATGTGGAGCCCACCTCTCTATTCATTGCCGGAGTCGTGGTGAACACCCTGGGCTCCATTATTTACTGCGTGGCCAAATTTTTGGAAACCAGAAAGCAAAGCAATTACGAGGACTTGGAGACGCAGCCTGGGGGAGAGGAGGCTCAGCCAAGTGGAGACCAGCTGCCGTTCGGCTTGGAGGAGCTGCCCGCGGAGGGTGGAAGTGGCGGGTCGGAAGGTGGGACGGCAGCAGGTGGCTCCACTCAGCAGGGTGGGCAAGAGGCGAGGGGCGGCCCCAGAGGAGTCCCGCTGGTGGCCGGGAGCTCGCAGATCTCACACAGTCCTGCAGAAGTGAGCAAGAGGTCATTAAAGGATACTTACCTGGAAGTGTGGAGGTTAGTTAGGGGAACCAAGTACATGAAGAAGGATTATTTGATAGAAAATGAAGAGTTACCCAGTCCTTGA